In Marinifilum sp. JC120, the sequence GTTGGCCAGACCACCAAAACTTCGGACAGTGTCAGCCAGACTTCGCAGACCAACAAAGCCAGCTTTGAAGGAAATGTATGGAAGGACACCGAAAAATCCATTGAAGCTATGCTTTCCAAGGATGGCCGGGTTGTAGTCAACGAAGCCGCCGGAATGGTCACCGTTACCGACACCGCCACGGTCCTGCGCAGAGTCGGAAACTATATAACATCTCTGAATACCAAAATGGGCAGGCAGGTTGCCTTAGCCGTTAAGGTCTGGGCCTTGGATATGAGCCGCAATGCTGATGTCGGCTTTGATATTGAATCCGTGCTTAAGGCCGGGCAATCGAGCTTCAGCATGCTTGGCGGCCAGCCATACAGCACTATTTCAGGGGCCGGAACACTGACCGCAGCCATTCTGGACGGCAACTGGAAAGACACCAAGCTCATGCTTCGTGCGCTGAAGCAGCGCGGCCGTACCACCCTGCTTACTTCCGGGTCCGGGATTGTCATGAACAATCAGGCCCTGCCTGTTCAGGTGGTCAAACGCGATACCTATCTTGCCGGAATCAGCTCCACCACCACGGAAAATTCCATGCAGACCTCGGAGCTGACGCCGGGTGAAGTTTCCACTGGCTTTTCCATGACCGTGATCCCGCACATCATGAACAACCGCAAGGCCTTCCTGCAATACAACATTACCCTTTCATCCCTTGATTCCATGGATGAATTCACTTCCGGTGATCTTACCATCCAGCTTCCGCAGGTTTCCACCCGCAGCTTCAGCCAGCGGGTCAAAATGAAATGCGGCCAGACTCTGGTCCTCGCCGGGTTCGAGCAGGAAACCGACCAGCAATCCAAAGGAATCGGCATCAGCGCAGGCGGACACAGTCAGAAATACGGCAAATCCCTGATCATCATCACCATTGAGATGGAAAGTGCCGGAGTTTAGCCATGCGCAGTATCAAAATTA encodes:
- a CDS encoding type II secretory pathway component PulD-like protein; translated protein: MKRTLLLILIFSFSLCSCAPLQPSPQERSVKSRAASMRAASSKKTVSIVHAPYLGAIPVELEDNRLPSVFNRRVTLTNRIGTASQIAKWVNELVPLHIEVESGEATGKEKQKRMRINYDGQLSNLLNTICEFFGMGWEYDQLSGKVEIARLQTRSFNLAVAPGNIKYESTITNKSQTSGSSGDSSSMEGVGQTTKTSDSVSQTSQTNKASFEGNVWKDTEKSIEAMLSKDGRVVVNEAAGMVTVTDTATVLRRVGNYITSLNTKMGRQVALAVKVWALDMSRNADVGFDIESVLKAGQSSFSMLGGQPYSTISGAGTLTAAILDGNWKDTKLMLRALKQRGRTTLLTSGSGIVMNNQALPVQVVKRDTYLAGISSTTTENSMQTSELTPGEVSTGFSMTVIPHIMNNRKAFLQYNITLSSLDSMDEFTSGDLTIQLPQVSTRSFSQRVKMKCGQTLVLAGFEQETDQQSKGIGISAGGHSQKYGKSLIIITIEMESAGV